In one window of Camelina sativa cultivar DH55 chromosome 15, Cs, whole genome shotgun sequence DNA:
- the LOC104745484 gene encoding protein gar2-like, translating to MGSADLVDDRTFNGDFSDGGVVKLKEIVMDKLKEYMGDYTDDTLVEYVIVLLRNGRRKEEANNELKIFLGDDSDSFVAWLWDHISESGDEYFNSRVEKTTVKSSLISSQNEDKAVVVMDSEPEKGRSRRGRLWKSQPTNVSEIPPLLSSEVHKIHNYEKEDHKHRHNKRSPSPQSQSDRKRSRTDDSRNEQREAKPPAKPDVSRRLLQFAVRDALAIPKPANSSTESSLKRLRSVVSTSTQESSDPNPARKIRSVARVVNPMASVRKAVAEAAEDAKKPKPGRSVFDRISQSTSETLDRHMVLGKVSPKNEECRNISDDPEGVHHQYTHRLDNNGVYVENMPTFDTGLKFASDRGRLSSSANFPHPSTFLGNRINNPNSLQHRLVDDPKRVKGMNYQNHLTEGATRQKIASFSGNVDTGKTVKLEGQMEVPDMGLQRYMDEGRMVSSETITQSATQSDTIGNGNIKRAVNAKEDSTTNKSVPGTLSTTRPLEDASSRTIFVANVHFGATKDSLSRHFNKCGEVLKAIIVTDPATGQPSGSAYIEFTRKEAAENALSLDGTSFMSRILKIVKGSSGQQQEAASSMTWSRGGRFARAPAYFRGGALRGRSVARAGGRSMQWKRDSAETGNNNAVGVAPNNARSLTYVRTDSKSDD from the exons ATGGGAAGCGCTGATCTAGTCGATGATCGGACCTTCAATGGTGATTTCAGTGATGGAGGAGTGGTGAAGTTGAAAGAGATTGTCATGGATAAACTCAAGGAGTATATGGGCGATTACACGGATGACACTCTCGTG GAATATGTGATAGTTTTGCTTAGGAATGGGAGGAGAAAAGAGGAAGCAAATAATGAATTGAAGATATTTCTTGGAGATGATAGCGATTCTTTTGTGGCCtg GTTGTGGGATCATATCTCTGAAAGTGGAGATGAGTATTTTAATTCTCGTGTTGAGAAAACTACTGTAAAAAGCTCACTGATAAGCAGTCAGAATGAGGATAAAGCAGTTGTGGTTATGGATTCTGAACCTGAAAAGGGACGATCACGCCGTGGTAGACTATGGAAAAGCCAGCCAACTAATGTCTCTGAGATTCCTCCTCTTCTGAGTTCTGAGGTTCATAAAATTCATAACTATGAGAAGGAAGATCACAAACACCGACATAATAAGAGGTCTCCATCTCCCCAGTCTCAATCCGACAGGAAAAGGTCTAGAACTGATGACTCGCGTAATGAACAG AGGGAAGCTAAACCGCCAGCTAAACCTGATGTCTCTCGCCGGCTGCTTCAGTTTGCTGTGCGAGATGCTCTAGCTATACCCAAGCCAGCAAATAGTTCGACTGAATCCTCATTAAAACGTCTTCGTTCAGTGGTGTCCACATCTACTCAAGAATCATCTGACCCCAACCCAGCTCGGAAAATTCGATCTGTTGCGAGGGTTGTGAACCCCATGGCCTCTGTAAGGAAAGCTGTTGCCGAAGCAGCCGAAGAtgccaaaaaaccaaaacctgggAGAAGTGTCTTTGACAGAATTAGTCAGTCTACTTCTGAGACCCTGGACCGACATATGGTACTTGGTAAAGTTTCTCCTAAGAATGAAGAATGTAGGAATATTAGCGATGATCCGGAAGGGGTACATCATCAATACACGCACCGTCTTGACAACAATGGAGTGTATGTTGAGAACATGCCAACTTTTGACACTGGCTTGAAATTTGCCTCTGATCGAGGCAGACTCAGTTCAAGTGCTAATTTTCCTCACCCGAGCACTTTCCTTGGGAACAGAATTAACAATCCAAATAGTCTGCAGCATCGTTTAGTCGATGACCCTAAAAGAGTTAAAGGGATGAATTATCAAAATCACCTTACTGAAGGTGCAACCAGGCAAAAGATAGCAAGTTTCTCCGGCAATGTAGATACAGGGAAAACAGTAAAGTTAGAGGGGCAGATGGAAGTACCAGATATGGGTCTGCAAAGATATATGGACGAAGGCAGAATGGTTTCTAGTGAAACTATCACACAATCAGCTACGCAGAGTGATACAATAGGGAATGGAAAT ATAAAACGTGCTGTCAATGCGAAAGAAGATTCAACAACCAATAAATCTGTTCCTG GGACATTATCCACGACCCGCCCGTTGGAAGATGCTAGCTCTCGGACAATCTTTGTCGCCAAT GTTCATTTTGGTGCTACCAAGGATAGCCTTTCAAGGCATTTTAACAAGTGTGGTGAAGTGCTTAAAGCTATCATAGTTACAGATCCAGCAACAGGACAACCAAGTGG ATCAGCGTATATCGAGTTCACACGCAAAGAAGCTGCAGAGAATGCATTGTCTCTCGACGGTACCTCTTTCATGTCTCGGATTCTCAAG ATTGTGAAAGGAAGCAGCGGGCAACAGCAGGAGGCTGCATCAAGCATGACATGGTCTCGAGGTGGAAGATTTGCAAGAGCACCCGCATACTTTAGAGGTGGTGCATTAAGAGGCCGTTCAGTTGCGAGGGCTGGAGGCAGGAGTATGCAATGGAAGCGCGATTCAGCTGAGACTGGAAACAACAACGCTGTAGGTGTAGCCCCCAACAATGCTCGTAGTCTCACATACGTCCGAACAGATTCAAAATCAGACGATTGA
- the LOC104745487 gene encoding fasciclin-like arabinogalactan protein 14 has protein sequence MSSSLTLFFFFVSTFLYTSSNSFNITNILNEHDDFSTFNKLLTETQLASTINSRQTITVLVVSNGGLSSLSGQPINLIKKILSLHIILDYYDEKKLKNLNKKSVLLTTLFQSSGQARGQQGFLNATVTKDGDVLFGSAVPGPDVNAELLDSVASLPFNISVLHISSAIMINVNADNAPPGSPLAPVSPPPRPAQPPNDDDYDYDEPPSPPSSAPRAAAHGPSKSADSASGVSRINSLPALAFTLLMSSIWWFMA, from the coding sequence ATGTCTTCTTCactaactctcttcttcttctttgtttccacATTCCTCTACACTTCATCAAATTCATTCAACATCACTAACATTTTAAACGAGCACGATGATTTCTCCACTTTCAACAAACTTCTCACCGAAACTCAACTCGCTTCTACCATCAACAGTCGTCAAACAATAACCGTCCTTGTGGTTTCCAACGGCGGACTCTCCTCCCTCTCCGGCCAACCAATCAACCTCATCAAGAAGATCCTCAGCCTCCACATTATTTTAGATTACTACGAcgagaagaagctcaagaatCTGAACAAGAAGTCAGTACTCCTCACCACTCTTTTCCAATCAAGCGGCCAAGCTAGAGGCCAACAAGGGTTCTTGAACGCAACAGTTACGAAAGACGGAGACGTGTTATTTGGATCTGCCGTTCCCGGGCCTGATGTGAACGCTGAGCTTCTAGACTCTGTAGCGTCACTACCATTTAACATCTCGGTGCTTCATATTAGTAGTGCTATAATGATTAATGTTAATGCTGATAATGCACCTCCTGGTTCTCCTTTGGCACCGGTATCACCTCCACCACGCCCTGCACAACCAcctaatgatgatgattatgattatgacgagccaccatcaccaccatccTCTGCTCCGAGGGCCGCTGCTCATGGACCTTCCAAAAGCGCAGACTCAGCCAGCGGAGTTTCAAGGATCAATTCTCTGCCTGCGTTGGCCTTTACGCTGTTGATGTCATCCATTTGGTGGTTCATGGCTTGA
- the LOC104745485 gene encoding uncharacterized protein LOC104745485 yields MMISRRLVSKFLKPLSSQTLHVTPRQLQSSSSPIRNHLIHGSVTLELGLLRSFSSFNIDTKLRSETWSPRYFSTPSGDVEPKKPEEPKKPEEPKKFEEMKHQEIEGPTVERDLSALGNETRQVLEGMMKNMYSLSGAMGALGLTQLIVGATILYATRSDPMKEMTIQSCIAFGFPFAMALMVRRSLKPMYFFKKMEELGRLQILTLSLQVAKNLNLLFVRARLVSILCVLGLCLGNLFLLLSP; encoded by the coding sequence atgatgatctCTCGTCGATTGGTTTCTAAATTCCTTAAACCTTTGTCTTCTCAAACACTCCACGTCACTCCCCGTCAACTCCAATCCTCATCATCTCCCATAAGAAACCATCTGATCCACGGATCGGTGACTCTGGAGCTAGGTCTGTTAAgatccttttcttctttcaacaTCGACACCAAGCTTCGATCTGAAACATGGTCACCGAGGTATTTCTCGACACCAAGCGGAGATGTTGAGCCGAAGAAGCCAGAGGAGCCGAAGAAGCCAGAGGAGCCGAAGAAGTTCGAAGAGATGAAGCACCAAGAGATCGAAGGACCAACGGTGGAACGCGATTTGTCGGCGTTGGGAAATGAGACGAGACAAGTGTTGGAAGGGATGATGAAGAACATGTACAGTTTAAGTGGAGCTATGGGTGCTCTGGGTTTAACTCAGCTGATCGTGGGGGCTACGATTTTGTATGCGACTAGATCAGATCCGATGAAGGAAATGACAATTCAGAGCTGTATTGCTTTTGGATTCCCGTTTGCTATGGCGTTGATGGTGAGACGATCGTTGAAGCCAATGTATTTCTTCAAGAAGATGGAAGAGTTAGGGAGGTTGCAGATTCTTACTTTGTCACTTCAGGTTGCTAAGAATCTCAATTTGTTGTTCGTTAGAGCTCGTCTTGTTTCAATCTTGTGCGTTCTTGGTTTGTGTCTTGGAAACCTGTTCCTCTTGTTATCACCATGA